Genomic DNA from Catellatospora sp. TT07R-123:
AGTTGCAGCGCATCGAGCGCGCGCTCGGCGGCCAGCTGTTCGTCCGCGACCGCCGGGGCGCCCACCCGACCCCGCTGGGCGAACTGGTGCTGGCCCGCGCCCGGGTGCTGCTGCCCGCGATGCAGGGGCTGCAGGACGAGGCCGCGCAGTTCGCCGGGGCGGTGGGCGTCCCGGCCGCCGACGGGCTCGGCAGCTACCGCATCGGCGCCGTCAACGGGCCGCTGATCGGCGGCGTCGTCCGGCGCCTGGTCGCGGCCCAGCCGCAGGCGCAGCTCAACACGCACCCGTCCTGGTCGGCGGCGGAGCTCGCGGGCATGCTCGGGGACGGCCGGCTCGACTTCGCGCTCATCGGCACCTGCGGCGAGGCCCAGCCGCCCGACAACCGCCTGGCCTGGCACACCGTCGCCGTCGCGCCCGTGTTCGTGCTGCTGCCCGGCGACCACCCGTACGCCGGCGCCACCGAGGTCGCGCTGGCCGACCTGGCCGGGGCACGGTGGGCGGCCACGCCCGGCGACGGCTGCCTGGCCGACTGCTTCGCCGCCGCCTGCACCCGGGCCGGGTTCACGCCCAGCCCGATCCACGAGAACGACGTCGGCGGCGTCACCGACCTGGTCCGCGGCGGTGACGTGGTCGCCCTGTGCCAGCCCACGTTCCGCGAGGTCGCCGGGGTGCGCGCGGTGCCGCTGGCGGGCACGCCGCTGCGCTGGCGGCACCTGATCGGCTGGCATCCCGATGCCCCGGCCGCCCAGGTCGCGGCCAAGCTCATCCGGTACGCCACCGAGGCGTACGACGACGCG
This window encodes:
- a CDS encoding LysR family transcriptional regulator produces the protein MRLELRHLRVVCAIADAGSVTKAAASLGLAAPALTTQLQRIERALGGQLFVRDRRGAHPTPLGELVLARARVLLPAMQGLQDEAAQFAGAVGVPAADGLGSYRIGAVNGPLIGGVVRRLVAAQPQAQLNTHPSWSAAELAGMLGDGRLDFALIGTCGEAQPPDNRLAWHTVAVAPVFVLLPGDHPYAGATEVALADLAGARWAATPGDGCLADCFAAACTRAGFTPSPIHENDVGGVTDLVRGGDVVALCQPTFREVAGVRAVPLAGTPLRWRHLIGWHPDAPAAQVAAKLIRYATEAYDDAILLSPRYQAWLTSQPTPDR